In the genome of Nonlabens sp. MB-3u-79, one region contains:
- a CDS encoding GNAT family N-acetyltransferase: MPSIQHNENDSRGIFFLKENNKTIAELTYSLKDNVMTIGHTEVDPTQEGKGLGTQLVTKSYHFEKEKGRKIHPLCPFAEVLFDKNDSWNTLRV; the protein is encoded by the coding sequence AGAACGACTCTAGAGGTATTTTCTTTCTAAAAGAAAACAACAAAACAATAGCAGAGTTGACTTATTCTTTAAAAGACAATGTCATGACTATAGGCCATACCGAAGTAGACCCTACTCAGGAAGGAAAGGGCTTAGGAACTCAACTAGTAACAAAAAGCTACCATTTTGAAAAAGAAAAAGGACGTAAAATCCACCCGTTATGTCCATTTGCTGAAGTTCTTTTTGACAAAAATGACAGTTGGAATACGCTGAGAGTATGA
- a CDS encoding GNAT family N-acetyltransferase: protein MILETERLYLRPFQEKDAPFLFDLNSDEEVMRYTGDHAFENLEAARTFAVDYVTNTQGQCVLYDMGRKAVIRKEDDVFLGWSGLKKHQEEGFVDIGYRFLKKYWGKGYATESGLEVLRHAFQDHGLNKIAAHVHELNYGSQVVAKKLGMQLEYRFLWDRREAARHYEITRKTYLNNSN from the coding sequence ATGATATTAGAAACCGAACGGCTGTATCTCAGGCCTTTTCAAGAAAAAGACGCCCCTTTTCTTTTTGACCTCAATAGTGACGAAGAAGTGATGCGATACACTGGAGACCATGCTTTTGAAAACCTAGAAGCTGCAAGAACATTTGCAGTTGATTATGTTACAAATACGCAGGGACAGTGTGTATTATATGACATGGGGAGAAAGGCCGTTATTAGAAAAGAGGATGATGTATTTTTAGGTTGGTCGGGATTAAAGAAACATCAAGAAGAAGGTTTTGTAGACATAGGTTACCGCTTCCTAAAAAAATACTGGGGAAAAGGTTATGCAACAGAGTCTGGGCTCGAAGTGTTAAGACACGCCTTTCAGGATCACGGATTGAATAAAATAGCAGCTCACGTTCATGAACTGAATTACGGCTCGCAAGTAGTAGCAAAAAAATTAGGAATGCAACTGGAATATCGATTTTTATGGGACCGTAGGGAGGCTGCCAGACACTATGAAATCACTAGAAAAACCTATCTGAATAATTCAAATTAA